The genomic segment tacccaatatagtCCTACAAAATAGGGTCTGATCTGGAGAGGGTAAAGTATATCCAGACCTTGTGCCCTACGCCAAAggcaggggcggagctacatgTATGACccccttcgatgaaaaattatatactatatacatggttaaattttttttttatgtatatatagttgcTGTCGAACCTCCTTCGATTAGTTCGTCTGTTCACTTGTGAATCCCTTGGTGAAAAGTGGCGGACTTGTGAATCCCTTGGTGAAAATCGGCTCCGCCACTGGTCAAAGGTAGAGAGTTTGTTTCCTATAGACCCTCGGCTCGAAAGTTGACAGCATAAAATTCCTAATATTGTCACAACATAAAGAAGCATCTTTGATTTGGAATATAGTACAGATACATCTATTATGAAACTGCACGTATGCCTCGAAAATCGAAATTACTGCAAAAATACTGCAGCCTGCAATACCagtagtattatatttttttcgaCTTTAACTTTGTTCCATACATCATCCATCATACACAAAAAGTTCCTCAAAATATATACTACTAGTATATATGCAATGTATTAAAAATTGAGAATCTTTAATGTCAGAGAAAGTTATGTGCCTACATAATGATTTTACCTCTGTACGGCAGTACGCACTAGCAAATTGCTCTTTGTTCAAGATGATAACTTGTTCAACCTTTAACATAAGCAAACAGAATCAAATCAGCATTAAAAAGGAAAAGTGCATGCTCATAATGAGACTCAAGAAAGAATGTAACTTTAGTAATGTAATACTCAAAGTGAAGTTTGAGGAGTGTAGAGTATACGCAGACCTTATTCCTACATCGTGGTCGTagaggtagagaggttgcttCTAAAACAACCCTCGGCTCAAGTACAATAAATGAACGTCTTTATGAAAAAGTGAATGGCATTGAAGAGAACATGTCAATTAATAAGGAAAGCGATGTTTAGCATTCAGAGAAACGAAACAGTAACAACAGCGAAATATGCAGAAGCTGAAAAGAAAATTTACGTATAAGGCTAATGcttcggaaatagcctctctacttcatctgaggtagtggtatggactgcgtacactttacccttcccaAACCCCACTCCCCACTGAGAATGCAttaagtatgttgttgttgttgttgcaaggCTAATGCTACGACAAACACAGTGCTCCAAGCCTAAACCCGTTGAAAAGAGACGCAAAGCTCAACTACCTACCAACCTTTGATACTAATTCGGGACCTCCGTACCCTCCTACCTTAGGTCATGTCCTCGGTTAGCTGAAGTTGTGTCATTGTCCTGTCATAAGTCACAAATGAATTTTTAAGCTCATCATTGTCATAAGCCACAATTAAATCCCGTTTTGATAGCGATTAGCCTCTTCCTCCCCAGTTTTCGTCAAATTCTATATTAGCGAAGCCCACACTTCCGCCTTCTTCTCTATCAATTCCCCTCTCAGTAAATATCCATAACTTATTATATCTAAAAAATGACAAGAGCTACAAGTGGGAAATGGGCATAGCACTGTGCCCAAGAAGCTTATCCCATTTTCATCTTTCCTATCTTATCTACTCATTCACCACTGTGGGGTCTAAATATTCAAGACttcaacagattatttatctggcATCACTCCCCACCCTGGGACATCACAAAGAAAGAGAGAGCTAGCTAACACAGATTTTTGTGGCACAATCTGTACATGTATATGACTCTTAAATCAGGCAGTGCATGTTCGTACATGATCGTATCAGGAAGCACTGTCATAAAAGAAACAGCGATGCACAGGCATCTAGTGCATTTATGATATCAGTTACCCTTTAGTTTACCACACAGCTACATACCGTGTCATACCATTTAATGTTCAGAAAATATTGGAACTTTCCAACTATTATAAATACCTGTCTGAGTCTCACAGACAACACCACTGTACTTTCTTCTCTCTCTCCAGTTTTATTGTAGTGGTCCAATTCCTGCAAAGTCCATACACAAACCTGATGAGAATGATGGACAGTAAGTTTCTCAAGGCATGCCAAAATAAATGGCAAAAGATGGGTGGCAAAGTCATACCTTCATCAGCTTGCTGCGATAAATGCTGTAAATGGACTATCTGGCCTTTTCTAAAAGAAGAGAAGTCTATCCCAAGAGATGTTCCAAAAGGCCACGCAGTAGTTTATGTAGGGAAGTACCAAAAGAGATTTGTAATAAAAATCACCTTGCTGAAGCACCCGCTCTTCAAGGCACTGCTGGATCAAGCTCAAGAAGTTTATGATTTCTCCGCTGATTCGAAATTATGGATCCCTTGTGACGAGAACATTTTCATTAGTGTCATTAGATGTGCCACATCACCAGAAAGTCGACGCATCTCAATCTGCTTTTGAAGGTCGAATCACTAAGCAAGTGATCGTAATTCATCCATGATGCTTAACTCATTGTTTAGAATGTTGACATCTATAAATTCATAACCTGTTGTATACTATTTGAATATAAATTCATTACCTACGAAGTTGAGCATTACTTCTTTATGCAAGAAATCACTGATTTCTGATTGAAGCTACTAAGTCAACCAAAAAGAATCTAGACTGGCCGTCATCTTAAGCGCATCATTCTTCTGCTACTGTAGAACAGATCATTTGTTGAAACATTATGCAACTCCCATATTAGGCACAGTACACATTTCTAAGCTGCTCAACTGCTCCTGAAAGACATCTTCCTTCATCATCTCAACGAGAATTCTAGTTCCAACAGCTTGACAATAAGCATTACTAGGCACAATTCCTCGTGCCATAATAAGTTTTAGGAACTAGGAAACCACAAAATCTACAGTGTATCAGACactgttaattttattttgtcatttatTAGATTACAACAACTATAACCATTTAACAATCCGCAGAACAAGAAGCTAAATTGAAGGCACAGACCACAGTAGCCTTTATACGCGTTTGCTACAGCCCAAATCGTACAAGCACTGAGAAACCAACAGCTTGACATTGGAATAAGCTGCACTTAAATTAGTAGACCAAGAAGTACGTCAAACTGTCACACACTCAGAACACAGATTTGTAAAGAAGCAGAAGATTTATTGCTTGATCAGGTCCAGCAAAGAAAACAGGCATTACGATTATGGCATGAGAGGAAGCATCAATccattgaaagaagggaaacagaAAAAACCAAGCAACACATCCGAACGTTGAATAAAGCATCTGACAAACAGCCCAATGGCTCCCCAGAGATTTTCATCAACAAGACAATAATGTAGCCCAAGACCCTACAGTGCTGCGATAAGACCCTTCTTCTTACATTGTGTTGATCAAATAAAGAGTAGTTGAATCATGTAAACCTACAAATCTAAAAGCTTAAAAATTGCTAGAAATTGGATACATCTATTTATTCTTTTCAGGTGTGAAACACAGCATCGTGTATGCAGACATAATTCTTTTTATTAGGCCAAACACAAGAAAAGTTTTGTCGGTTAACGAACCAAAACTTACATCTACAGTAATACATATTAAAACATGTTGAATTGTTCAGTGATCCAACAACTTTGTTTACTTATATTAGGTGCAAGTAAGCACACAAAGCAATCCATTTCAAATGAAAACGAAGATTTTTGGAAAGACAACTAATCAATCCTCTGTTCTGGTCGTAATCAGAGTTGAAAGTTGAATGTTCCTTCTCTTATGACAGATCTACATTTAACTCAAGATTTTAGCTTTACTCTTAGCTATCAACTTGCAACCTATAATACACTAAACTATATGAGGGTAAGTAACGTAAACGGCTGTTTATTATGACACATTAACATAAAGAAGGAAAAGTTGTGTAAATGGAACCAAAAGATATAGAAAGAACTGTAAGGGATAAAAAGTTTTCCCAAACTCCAAAAATGAACTGGCGAAATGTTTCTTTATCACTCATCAATTCCCCTTTCACTACTTTTCCGGAAAAATATTGACTAGAAGAGTTCTATTAGGACCCGAtcagaaactattccaaaaaatAAGAATCACTTTACATTCATTATTATATTCTCCTTACCATTTAGTTGCACCTACTTCCCCCTTAGGTGCTTCACAAAAGGTTTGACATATTTACTTAAATGGAAATATATTTTCTCCCTCCAACAGTTCAAACTATTATTACTTCATTTTATTTCCAAACTCCACCTTGATGTGAGATCTTTTCAACAAATTCAGCTATTTCATAATTCAAACAGGCAGTGACCTCCAGAAGCCAATCCACAAAATAAAATCCATTCAGAACTTAGGGTGGAGGCACAATTAGTCAAAATAGCAAACTCTGGAAATTCCAAAGTACATTACCTCCTTCTGACGTGTTAAAAACAAAGCCAAATACCAAGAACAAGGGTAGTTGTGAAGTTGACAAGATAATCCCGAAAAGATGAGTAAGAGGTTAACACAGGAGATGCAGAACAATCTTGGGGATATTTTGAAGCAGTAGATAAGAGAGATAAGCCATAACAGATATAATCTTGCAAAGAAACCAAGCAAGATATCACAAACATAGAAGATAAATAAGACGTGGTATCTTGATGAGATAACAATTGGTAAGATAATTCATAGATTTGGTTGGGGGGTTCTCACCAAGCTTTAGATATGTATCATAAACTGATATTGAATTCCATTCTATCTCACAAGTCTTTGTAACCAACAACATGGTATTTCAGGAAGCACATCATCTTCAAGACTATCAGAAGTGCCATACAGTGAAGTTGATCAGATTGGCGACCTGTagcttctttttttaatttaaatataaatttccaTTCTTAACTTGCTGCTGATCTAGTGCTTCTTCACCAAACATGTCATTTAGTTGGCTAAGTTATACCTTGAAGGTCTTGTAATATGTTTGTCATTCTAAGATCAAATCTCTCTATTGTGACCATTTTGATGATGCAACTACCAAGAAAGGAACAGATGAAAAAAGGAAGATACATTTATGAAGAAGAAACGGGATGAAGAAAAGGATGTACTGGAGAAAGTTGAACAAAATCTCATACACTGTTCCACTGACCAAACTGAGAAAGAACAAGAAGCTTATTTGTGTAGCGAAAAGATTGCTAGATGTAGACAAGTAAACTAACTTTCCAACCACCGAGACCACAGAATGGTCAAGTTCAAAAAGCAAGGAAAGAACACTAAAGAGAGAAATCACTTCAGTTGAATTCTAATTCACAGTATTCAAGCACCCCGTGAACTATAACTTCCTACTGAGTGCAAATTTGTTTTATGTTAACTACACTTCCAAATTAGCAAAATAGCGGGAAATATAATGCTAAAGATTAGTCTTCCCACAAACTGATAAACTCTATTCaccattatcaacaaacaaaaggtaccaagatttaaaaaaaaaatattcaacacaaaATAAGCTAATCAAATATTTCATTCCACCTAACAAGCTCGAGCAAATCTGTAAATCACAAATCTGGTCTAGGTTACAGAAGAAAAATGCACAATATGAAACTTTTGCCCCTcaacctcccccccccccccccccccccccccccccccccccacaaacCCAACACACACACACGGCCACCTTCTATCTTACAAATCAAACGTACAACTGCTTAAGAATTGTATAGAAAAAGCAGGTCGGGCAAATCCACATTTCAAACATTGAGCACTAGCCCAACTATATTCAATCTGTTCATCAACAGTTTTCACGACAAATTTTGAACTGCAATGACTATTATCAACATTAAAGGCTGAATTACTGAACAGTTCAATGACTGTGTAGCTATTCCTTTACTATCTGGAGATCCAGCTGCGCAAAAGTATATTGAGAAAAGAAAACTGTTTAATTTCTTTATCCTGAGGACTTCATAGACAATGTTTGGCCTCTTTTTTGTTTAGCTATTCCTTCACTGTCGGGAGATCCAGCTGCACAAAACTATATTGAGCAAAGAAAACTGTTTTATTTCTTTATCCTGAGGATTTCATAGACAATGTTTGGCccctaaaaaagaaaagacaGTCAACAAGATCAATTAAAGGAAACAATCAGCCCAGAAGCTCTAAAAGACTAAATCAGCTTGCCGCTAGCTGCAAGTTAACCGACTTCATCAAAGGGATCAGAGGTGGTTACCGATGGAAAAGAAATTCATCATCTACGTAACATCAGTTTGATCCCTGCATCTACCTTTTTAAGATAGAAATCAGTTGAGGGCGACAAAATTGGATCTCTACCTCTTAAACAACCAAATATCCATTTGAAGCAAGAGCACTCTGCATCTAGGAACTCCTAAACGAATTGAACTCAAAATAGAAACTCTGTGTTGCTGAAGTATTGAAATTACTAATCCTTATCAaaagtactgaagttactgataattaGCATCCGAAACTTAGATAAGGAAAAGTTAACAAGTATCATATATTCATCATAACAGAACTTGTACagtaatttgaattttgaaggtCTCAAAGAGTGGACATccaaatattgaagtttgcaTGTGCCCACTTATCttgtattcatatatacataGTACAACAGGCTAAACCCTGTCATTAGTACGATTCTCGCATTTGCTCCCAACCATATGTAACCGTCTTTTTTCAATCTCTGACGCATAAGCTGTGATGATCACTGAAGACCAATCCTTAACACTTCATCCCTTCATTTGACTACTACCACCTGTCACTGACATTATGATCcaaaagtacaaaaaaattattcaacCATTGTTTTCCTAGGAAATCTTCTAAGTGACTACACCTAACCAGACAAAGCCACAATTGTGGCAAGGATATAAAAACCTCAACATTTCTGATGTCAAAAGCCATACGGTGTGATATAACATGGCATTGAGTGAACAAAATCTGTAATATTAACAATAACAACTTACCCAGTAAAATCCCACAAGTGAcgtttggggagggtaaagtgtacgcaaaccttaccactacctcaatgaggtagagaggctgtttccggaAGACGCTCGGCTCAAGTGTAGCAAATCCAggtacaaagaagaggaaaacagtatagaaaatataacaacaaacAAGGTAACAACACAAAATATATCAGAAAAACAATAACCAGCCACAAAATAATGCGATAAtcgaaacacaataaacaacaacaatgataGATATTTACGACTAAACCCTAAACTAACATACTATGGTGCACAACAACACTCCTACCCAACTAGCCTTCTACTATAATACGCGTCTTCCACATCCCCCTATCTgaggtcatgtcctcggtaaccTAAATATGTGTCATgtccaacctctcacacctcctcaTTGGGGCGTCTGAACCTcacctcatcacatgtccaaa from the Capsicum annuum cultivar UCD-10X-F1 chromosome 9, UCD10Xv1.1, whole genome shotgun sequence genome contains:
- the LOC107843103 gene encoding auxin-responsive protein SAUR50, producing the protein MRMMDSKFLKACQNKWQKMGGKVIPSSACCDKCCKWTIWPFLKEEKSIPRDVPKGHAVVYVGKYQKRFVIKITLLKHPLFKALLDQAQEVYDFSADSKLWIPCDENIFISVIRCATSPESRRISICF